A stretch of the Streptomyces sp. NBC_01428 genome encodes the following:
- a CDS encoding Trm112 family protein has protein sequence MTPDDPLLRILACPLDKGPLHLLPPDAELHTEEALYNPRLHRRYPVVDGIPQLLPSSGQQVTEDEHRELLRRMAP, from the coding sequence ATGACCCCCGACGACCCCCTGCTGAGGATCCTTGCCTGCCCCCTCGACAAGGGGCCTCTGCACCTCCTTCCGCCCGACGCGGAGCTGCATACCGAGGAGGCGCTCTACAACCCGCGTCTGCACCGCCGCTATCCGGTCGTGGACGGCATCCCGCAGCTGCTGCCGTCCTCCGGACAGCAGGTGACGGAGGACGAACACCGGGAACTCCTGCGGCGGATGGCCCCGTGA
- a CDS encoding FkbM family methyltransferase has product MSASAGHRADDRTLAARVAPFVPTRLVAAAARFVYPRFEPELARLADLCPPDCGTAVDVGGWYGPWTHRLAGRARRVVTVEPVPHLARLLASGTPGNVRVVRAAASDHRGTARLWLPAGDAGDRGVSSLVRRDIHARALEVPCLTLDSLDLRDVGFVKIDVDGNEPAVLRGARNLLARDRPALFVELESRIQPVAPVVEQLAGLGYAGWVLPGRSWLPLASFPLEEHQARTAYVAGQGLLRRVLPPRGPRYVNSVLFLPDGRRPGGRPVRDDGSHAGQTPHHPVHPARLPAGPAAPHGRPPA; this is encoded by the coding sequence GTGAGCGCGTCCGCCGGCCACCGCGCGGACGACCGGACCCTCGCCGCGCGCGTCGCCCCCTTCGTGCCCACCCGTCTCGTCGCGGCGGCGGCCCGGTTCGTCTACCCGCGCTTCGAGCCCGAACTGGCCCGGCTCGCCGACCTCTGCCCGCCGGACTGCGGCACGGCGGTGGACGTCGGCGGCTGGTACGGCCCCTGGACGCACCGGCTCGCCGGCCGGGCGCGCCGCGTGGTGACCGTGGAACCCGTACCGCACCTGGCCCGGCTGCTCGCGTCGGGCACCCCGGGCAACGTGCGGGTGGTCCGGGCCGCCGCCTCCGACCACCGGGGCACCGCCCGGCTGTGGCTGCCCGCCGGCGACGCGGGCGACCGCGGGGTGTCCTCACTGGTCCGCAGGGACATCCACGCCCGCGCCCTGGAGGTGCCCTGTCTCACCCTGGACAGCCTGGACCTGCGGGACGTCGGCTTCGTCAAGATCGACGTGGACGGCAACGAACCGGCCGTGCTGCGCGGCGCCCGGAACCTGCTGGCCCGCGACCGGCCCGCCCTCTTCGTCGAACTCGAGTCCCGTATCCAGCCGGTCGCCCCGGTCGTCGAGCAGCTGGCCGGGCTCGGGTACGCGGGCTGGGTACTCCCCGGCAGGAGCTGGCTGCCGCTCGCCTCCTTCCCCCTGGAGGAGCACCAGGCGCGGACGGCGTACGTCGCCGGACAGGGGCTGCTGCGCCGGGTGCTGCCGCCGCGCGGACCCCGTTACGTGAACTCGGTGCTGTTCCTGCCGGACGGCCGGCGTCCGGGCGGCCGGCCGGTGCGCGACGATGGATCCCATGCCGGCCAGACGCCCCACCACCCCGTTCACCCCGCTCGACTTCCAGCTGGTCCTGCTGCGCCGCATGGCCGACCACCAGCCTGA
- a CDS encoding condensation protein, with protein MTTVDHPARDGTGGPARRPVRVPFPVVDEVARHCLQEAEPETVHIEIHLPGPLDRDRLTAAFTEALRRHPRVLMREAPGRWYRRRYEWELTPEPDTAVVSFTPHGRDSLRAARARCLEAAPPLSASPPVRLEVVEGAGPAANGGAAPDTPTGTSADPATGAGSNNISNGNGTVLFLTINHTALDGPACLRVLATAAELYGGRDNTPAAPPVRPPDAVEPGDAGTPSVWAPPARVASGAPESAPGNGLIVTELAVPRRPQGSPYTVNDQLMAATALTVAHWNREHGQRPRPLRITMPVDDRPRGADMPIGNGTRLVEVTFSPAEVDASRMGELLRRTATRTRALKAADRPQLGHGAALLTAPVVPVAWRAAVTRGLRRAAGPWTSTCLLSNIGRIPYALDFGEEAGRARAVWFSAPARTPRGLTVTTASTAGRLHVSLRWSRSLLGHGDGAHLRDLFEHYLHATEETGASGR; from the coding sequence ATGACCACGGTGGACCATCCCGCACGCGACGGCACGGGCGGCCCCGCACGACGACCGGTGCGCGTTCCGTTCCCGGTGGTGGACGAGGTCGCCCGGCACTGCCTCCAGGAGGCGGAGCCGGAGACCGTGCACATCGAGATCCATCTCCCGGGTCCGCTCGACCGGGACCGGCTGACGGCCGCGTTCACCGAGGCGCTGCGGCGCCATCCGCGGGTGCTGATGCGCGAGGCCCCGGGACGCTGGTACCGGCGCCGCTACGAGTGGGAGCTGACCCCGGAGCCGGACACGGCGGTGGTGTCCTTCACGCCGCACGGCCGGGACTCCCTGCGGGCCGCGCGGGCCAGATGTCTGGAGGCGGCCCCGCCCCTGTCGGCGTCCCCGCCCGTCCGCCTGGAAGTGGTGGAGGGCGCGGGCCCGGCGGCGAACGGCGGGGCGGCCCCGGACACCCCCACTGGCACCAGCGCCGACCCGGCCACGGGCGCCGGCAGCAACAACATCAGCAACGGCAACGGCACGGTCCTCTTTCTCACCATCAACCACACCGCCCTGGACGGCCCCGCCTGTCTCCGGGTGCTCGCCACCGCGGCGGAACTGTACGGCGGCCGGGACAACACCCCGGCCGCACCGCCCGTCCGCCCTCCGGACGCCGTCGAGCCCGGGGACGCGGGCACCCCGTCCGTGTGGGCGCCGCCCGCCCGGGTCGCCTCCGGCGCCCCCGAGTCCGCCCCGGGCAACGGGCTGATCGTCACCGAACTCGCCGTGCCGCGCCGCCCCCAGGGCTCCCCCTACACGGTCAACGACCAGCTGATGGCCGCCACCGCGCTGACGGTCGCCCACTGGAACCGCGAACACGGGCAGCGGCCGCGGCCGTTGCGCATCACGATGCCGGTGGACGACCGTCCGCGCGGTGCGGACATGCCGATCGGCAACGGGACCCGGCTGGTGGAGGTGACGTTCTCCCCCGCCGAGGTGGACGCCTCCCGCATGGGCGAGCTGCTGCGCCGCACCGCCACCCGCACACGGGCGCTGAAGGCCGCCGACCGACCGCAACTCGGGCACGGGGCAGCCCTGTTGACCGCGCCGGTCGTTCCGGTGGCCTGGCGGGCCGCCGTCACCAGGGGGCTGCGCAGGGCGGCCGGGCCGTGGACCTCGACCTGCCTGCTCAGCAACATCGGCCGCATCCCGTACGCCCTGGACTTCGGTGAGGAGGCCGGCCGTGCCCGGGCCGTCTGGTTCTCCGCGCCCGCCCGCACCCCCCGTGGGCTGACCGTCACCACCGCGTCCACCGCGGGGCGCCTGCACGTCTCGCTGCGCTGGTCGCGCTCGCTGCTCGGGCACGGCGACGGGGCCCACCTCCGCGACCTCTTCGAGCACTACCTGCACGCGACCGAGGAGACGGGGGCGAGCGGCCGATGA
- a CDS encoding class I SAM-dependent methyltransferase, protein MTAAGRGRAGSGAGPVGGSGLKDPSLRRSLALFRAFLHEQDDPAACYALLARDAADQVEAVHGAVAGRTVVDVGGGGGYFTEEFRRRGAQAHLFEPDVRELGAEPPGGAVVADGYLLPLADGVADVCFSSNVLEHVADPQTFLSEMVRVTRPDGLIYVAFTNWLSPWGGHEWAPWHYFGAERARARYRRRTGRPAKHTLGENLFAVHVGTTLRQVRARDDVTLVSARSRYWPFLAEAVTKAPGLREFATWNLLLILRRCPP, encoded by the coding sequence GTGACGGCCGCCGGACGCGGACGGGCCGGCAGCGGCGCCGGTCCGGTCGGCGGCAGCGGGCTCAAGGACCCTTCCCTGCGCCGTTCCCTCGCACTGTTCCGGGCCTTCCTGCACGAGCAGGACGACCCGGCGGCCTGTTACGCGCTGCTCGCCCGTGACGCGGCCGACCAGGTCGAGGCGGTGCACGGCGCCGTCGCGGGCCGGACGGTCGTGGATGTCGGGGGCGGCGGCGGCTACTTCACCGAGGAGTTCCGCCGGCGCGGCGCCCAGGCCCACCTCTTCGAGCCGGACGTACGGGAGTTGGGGGCCGAGCCGCCCGGCGGGGCCGTCGTCGCGGACGGCTATCTGCTGCCGCTCGCGGACGGGGTCGCCGACGTCTGCTTCTCCTCCAACGTCCTGGAGCACGTGGCGGATCCGCAGACGTTCCTCAGCGAGATGGTCCGGGTGACCCGCCCGGACGGGCTGATCTACGTCGCGTTCACCAACTGGCTGTCCCCCTGGGGCGGTCACGAGTGGGCGCCCTGGCACTACTTCGGCGCCGAGCGGGCCCGCGCCCGCTACCGGCGCCGTACGGGCAGGCCCGCCAAGCACACCCTCGGCGAGAACCTCTTCGCCGTGCACGTCGGCACCACCCTGCGGCAGGTCCGCGCCCGCGACGACGTCACGCTCGTCTCGGCGCGTTCCCGCTACTGGCCCTTCCTCGCGGAAGCCGTCACCAAGGCACCGGGGCTGCGCGAGTTCGCCACCTGGAACCTCCTCCTCATCCTCCGGCGGTGTCCACCATGA
- a CDS encoding alpha-(1->3)-arabinofuranosyltransferase domain-containing protein yields MTSTVQAPPPAAVRPAAGASGPPEGPRSRRWLLGFWAVVFALFLAVHPGRATFDTKLGVTQDPWQFLSDLGQLWHDRGGFGGIQDQYVGYAWPMLPYYGLCRLVHLPVWLAERLWLSVVVSVAFWGALRLAERLGTGSRASRLLAAVAYALWPVFTVVVGSTSAAALPGAFLPWVLLPLTDERYTARIAALRSALVVPFMGGVNAAATLASLLPVGLYLLTRPRGPRQRGLIGWWVPGVILATAWWWIPLLLLGVYGENFLPYIETSQTTTATMSATESLRGAGNWVAYLHFGEAWLPAGWSVASSVIVIVCSALAAGLGLAGLARRDLPERRWLVLTVLSVVLITLAGYGGSLGAPFHGVAQDWLNGRLVPFRNIYKFQTGLALALVLGLAHLVGVATRTHGARPVRGRRLAPLIAAVLVLPGLAWPYLNGAILQPGSFQELPRYWHTTADWLEKYSPDSRALVVPATAHGIYTWGSPIDEPLDVLADSRWAERDYVPFGTPGNRRAMDAVEQALLTGGDVPGLADYLSRAGLYYVVVRNDLDPDQLGHVPTATVKRTLEQSGYRRVTGFGPVTTGGRIANDTPLQVEGLYPRQRAVEIYEPADTAVARPGQAGLKPIADTAVVSGGPEALLPLAADPAVRGRAAVLTGDNHPGLGTAGVQIVGDGLRRADTRFGLVDANTSYTYTRDQRNDSDSVQDPGRAPRQILPTDGVGHQTVAELRGARSVTASSSGNWLFHLPQYDPVNAFDGNPDTAWAEGTAGSADGQWLRIRFDGSVDMPASFDVIPLPQDGVRSAATRVRVETEKGSVSSYLLPDGRKQSVKAPPGSTGWLRITITGSTAQRAGLTGAGFSEIGLPDVRVTRLLRLPTDASGADATAEIVSLHRSTDPTGLSPTGTEAGLHRVFSTSTAGTYSLKASAVPVPGTELDRLLYEVAPEQQGRITATADSTARLGAGVSARNLTDGDLTTAWIAGSDPTIHLSWPGEQPVSSVVLAPAGGLSTRPTKVEISSPDGAAVVGVDENGWARFDPVTTDHLDIKVTGTARLTVHNPVAGAGLRLPVGLTEAYVPGLDQYRTPQPAGTRPFALPCGEGPVVAVDGKLYGTSAQGTVRDLVERRPVEVTLCQQGREDGDLSLAEGAHRVEAGDGGPLAVTDVTLTRGTPAEAGTTGRGLRIRDWLGDRREVTVGSGAASYLTTYENFNDGWKATLGGKELTPVRLDGWQQGWRIPSGAGGTVTLSYGPATTYEAGLIAGGVGILVLVGLVVWRRREPNPDEPQPVPPAPGIWLGLVALTLVGVVVAGFLALLVPALALLARRRHPLLVPIAFLALAGAGIAAATGAGSPPSAGEGAFGTVAQLLALIGLFAGLVSVGASRGREVPAPPGAAPAPDPGPPPAAPLPRRERGGSPGPRTLPAGFRSRRGADLSKREHSDTGPDGQRTGEAEAGAGDAAGAAGAPRATRTGDVEVRSGQGEFDRADVELRPAGGESVMTEPESSSGPRQSGGVASDRAPGPSPSRGVPSGDPAGPPESGCSEAPALSRTPEPGIVAGPTVSARGPEPLRSEGDPAAARPAPRRAFRMPGLRAVAPGEPRNDPGKGASS; encoded by the coding sequence ATGACGAGCACGGTCCAGGCCCCTCCCCCGGCAGCCGTCCGCCCCGCAGCAGGCGCGTCCGGCCCCCCGGAGGGGCCCCGCTCACGCCGGTGGCTGCTGGGGTTCTGGGCCGTGGTGTTCGCGCTGTTCCTCGCCGTGCACCCCGGGCGGGCGACCTTCGACACCAAGCTCGGGGTGACGCAGGATCCCTGGCAGTTCCTCTCCGACCTGGGTCAGCTGTGGCACGACCGGGGCGGCTTCGGGGGCATCCAGGACCAGTACGTCGGCTATGCCTGGCCGATGCTGCCGTACTACGGGCTGTGCCGACTCGTCCATCTGCCGGTGTGGCTGGCGGAGCGGCTGTGGCTGTCGGTCGTGGTGTCGGTGGCCTTCTGGGGGGCGCTCCGGCTGGCCGAGCGGCTGGGCACCGGCAGCCGCGCGTCCCGGCTGCTCGCCGCCGTCGCGTACGCGCTGTGGCCGGTGTTCACCGTCGTCGTCGGGTCGACCTCGGCGGCCGCGCTGCCCGGCGCGTTCCTGCCGTGGGTGCTGCTGCCGCTGACCGACGAGCGGTACACCGCGCGGATCGCGGCCCTGCGCTCGGCGCTCGTCGTCCCCTTCATGGGCGGCGTGAACGCGGCGGCCACCCTCGCCTCCCTGCTCCCCGTCGGGCTCTATCTGCTCACGCGGCCGCGGGGGCCCCGGCAGCGCGGACTCATCGGCTGGTGGGTGCCGGGCGTGATCCTCGCGACGGCCTGGTGGTGGATCCCGCTGCTGCTGCTCGGCGTGTACGGCGAGAACTTCCTCCCCTACATCGAGACCTCGCAGACGACGACGGCCACCATGTCGGCCACCGAGTCGCTGCGCGGCGCGGGCAACTGGGTGGCCTACCTGCACTTCGGGGAGGCCTGGCTGCCGGCCGGCTGGTCCGTCGCGTCCTCGGTGATCGTGATCGTCTGCTCGGCGCTCGCGGCGGGGCTCGGGCTCGCCGGTCTGGCGCGACGGGACCTGCCCGAACGCCGGTGGCTCGTGCTGACCGTCCTGTCGGTCGTCCTCATCACCCTGGCCGGGTACGGCGGTTCGCTCGGGGCACCCTTCCACGGCGTGGCGCAGGACTGGCTGAACGGCCGGCTCGTCCCCTTCCGCAACATCTACAAGTTCCAGACCGGCCTCGCCCTCGCGCTCGTCCTCGGTCTCGCGCACCTGGTGGGGGTCGCGACCCGCACGCACGGCGCCCGCCCGGTGCGCGGCAGACGCCTCGCCCCGCTGATCGCGGCGGTCCTCGTCCTGCCGGGCCTCGCCTGGCCCTACCTCAACGGCGCGATCCTTCAGCCGGGTTCGTTCCAGGAGCTGCCCCGGTACTGGCACACCACCGCCGACTGGCTGGAGAAGTACTCGCCCGACTCCCGGGCCCTCGTCGTCCCCGCCACCGCGCACGGCATCTACACGTGGGGCTCCCCCATCGACGAACCCCTCGACGTGCTCGCCGACTCCCGCTGGGCCGAACGGGACTACGTGCCCTTCGGCACCCCGGGCAACCGGCGCGCCATGGACGCGGTCGAGCAGGCCCTGCTGACCGGGGGCGACGTCCCGGGACTGGCGGACTACCTGAGCCGGGCCGGCCTGTACTACGTCGTGGTCCGCAACGACCTCGACCCCGACCAGCTCGGCCACGTCCCCACCGCGACGGTGAAGCGGACGCTGGAGCAGTCCGGCTACCGGCGGGTCACCGGGTTCGGTCCGGTGACGACCGGCGGGCGCATCGCGAACGACACCCCGCTCCAGGTCGAGGGCCTCTATCCGCGGCAGCGCGCCGTGGAGATCTACGAGCCGGCCGACACGGCGGTGGCCCGGCCCGGGCAGGCCGGGCTGAAGCCGATCGCGGACACCGCCGTGGTCTCCGGCGGTCCCGAGGCGCTGCTCCCGCTCGCCGCCGATCCGGCGGTCCGGGGCCGCGCGGCCGTCCTCACCGGCGACAACCACCCCGGGCTCGGCACCGCCGGCGTGCAGATCGTCGGGGACGGGCTGCGGCGCGCCGACACCCGTTTCGGTCTGGTCGACGCGAACACCTCGTACACGTACACGCGTGACCAGCGCAACGACAGCGACAGCGTGCAGGACCCGGGGCGCGCGCCGCGGCAGATCCTGCCGACCGACGGCGTCGGACACCAGACCGTCGCGGAACTGCGCGGCGCCCGGTCGGTGACCGCGTCGTCCAGCGGCAACTGGCTGTTCCATCTCCCGCAGTACGACCCGGTGAACGCCTTCGACGGCAACCCCGACACCGCGTGGGCGGAGGGCACGGCGGGGTCGGCGGACGGGCAGTGGCTGCGGATCCGCTTCGACGGCTCCGTGGACATGCCCGCCTCCTTCGACGTGATCCCGCTCCCGCAGGACGGTGTGCGTTCGGCGGCGACCCGGGTCCGGGTGGAGACCGAGAAGGGCTCCGTCTCCAGCTATCTCCTGCCCGACGGCAGGAAGCAGAGCGTCAAGGCCCCCCCAGGGTCCACGGGTTGGCTGCGCATCACGATCACCGGATCGACCGCGCAGCGCGCCGGGCTCACCGGCGCGGGCTTCTCCGAGATCGGCCTCCCCGACGTGCGGGTGACCCGGCTGCTGCGGCTGCCCACGGATGCCTCCGGCGCGGACGCGACCGCCGAGATCGTGTCCCTGCACCGCTCCACCGACCCGACCGGGCTCTCCCCCACGGGCACCGAGGCGGGCCTGCACCGCGTCTTCTCCACCTCGACGGCGGGCACGTACTCGCTGAAGGCGAGCGCCGTTCCCGTACCGGGCACGGAACTCGACCGGCTGCTGTACGAGGTCGCGCCCGAGCAGCAGGGCCGGATCACGGCGACGGCGGACTCGACGGCCCGGCTCGGCGCGGGTGTGTCCGCGCGCAACCTCACCGACGGCGACCTGACGACGGCGTGGATCGCGGGCTCCGATCCGACGATCCATCTGAGCTGGCCGGGCGAACAGCCGGTGTCCTCCGTCGTGCTGGCGCCGGCGGGCGGCCTGTCGACCCGGCCGACGAAGGTCGAGATCAGCTCCCCGGACGGCGCGGCGGTCGTCGGCGTCGACGAGAACGGCTGGGCCCGCTTCGACCCCGTCACGACCGACCATCTCGACATCAAGGTGACCGGAACGGCCCGGCTCACCGTCCACAACCCCGTCGCCGGCGCCGGCCTGCGGCTGCCGGTCGGCCTGACCGAGGCGTACGTGCCCGGCCTCGACCAGTACCGCACCCCGCAGCCCGCCGGGACCCGGCCCTTCGCGCTGCCCTGCGGCGAGGGCCCGGTCGTGGCGGTCGACGGGAAGCTGTACGGGACGAGCGCGCAAGGAACCGTGCGGGATCTCGTGGAACGCCGGCCCGTCGAGGTGACGCTCTGTCAGCAAGGGCGTGAGGACGGCGATCTGAGCCTCGCCGAGGGTGCGCACCGGGTCGAGGCGGGCGACGGCGGTCCGCTGGCCGTGACGGACGTGACGCTGACCCGCGGCACCCCGGCGGAGGCCGGCACCACGGGGCGGGGCCTGAGGATACGGGACTGGCTGGGCGACCGCCGCGAGGTGACGGTCGGCTCGGGCGCGGCCTCGTACCTGACGACGTACGAGAACTTCAACGACGGCTGGAAGGCCACCCTCGGAGGCAAGGAACTGACGCCGGTCCGGCTCGACGGCTGGCAGCAGGGCTGGCGGATCCCGTCCGGAGCGGGCGGCACGGTCACGCTGTCGTACGGGCCCGCGACGACCTACGAGGCCGGGCTGATCGCGGGCGGCGTCGGCATCCTGGTGCTCGTGGGACTGGTGGTGTGGCGCCGTCGGGAGCCCAACCCCGACGAGCCGCAGCCGGTGCCGCCCGCACCGGGGATCTGGCTGGGGCTGGTCGCCCTGACCCTGGTCGGCGTCGTGGTCGCGGGGTTCCTCGCCCTGCTGGTCCCGGCCCTCGCCCTGCTCGCCCGGCGCCGGCACCCGCTCCTCGTCCCCATCGCGTTCCTCGCCCTCGCCGGGGCCGGGATCGCCGCCGCGACGGGCGCGGGCTCGCCTCCCTCGGCGGGCGAGGGCGCGTTCGGCACCGTCGCCCAACTCCTCGCGCTCATCGGCCTGTTCGCGGGGCTGGTGAGCGTGGGGGCGTCACGGGGCCGGGAGGTGCCGGCCCCACCCGGAGCGGCACCGGCACCGGACCCCGGGCCACCCCCGGCCGCCCCCCTGCCCCGCCGGGAACGCGGCGGATCCCCCGGCCCGCGCACCCTCCCCGCGGGGTTCCGGTCCCGCCGGGGAGCGGACCTGTCGAAACGGGAGCACTCCGATACGGGGCCCGACGGGCAGCGGACGGGAGAAGCGGAGGCCGGGGCCGGGGATGCGGCCGGTGCGGCCGGTGCACCCCGCGCGACTCGTACCGGCGATGTCGAAGTCCGTTCAGGTCAGGGCGAGTTCGATCGGGCCGACGTCGAACTCCGCCCGGCAGGAGGTGAGTCGGTGATGACAGAACCCGAATCCAGCTCCGGACCGCGGCAGTCCGGCGGTGTCGCGTCCGATCGCGCTCCAGGCCCGTCGCCGTCCCGTGGTGTCCCGTCCGGGGACCCCGCCGGTCCACCGGAGTCCGGGTGCTCCGAGGCACCCGCGCTCTCCCGGACGCCGGAGCCCGGGATCGTCGCCGGGCCCACCGTGTCCGCGCGCGGGCCCGAGCCGCTGCGGTCCGAAGGTGATCCGGCGGCGGCGCGGCCCGCGCCGCGCAGGGCGTTCCGCATGCCGGGGCTGCGGGCCGTGGCGCCCGGGGAGCCCCGGAACGACCCCGGGAAGGGGGCGTCCTCATGA
- a CDS encoding ATP-grasp domain-containing protein, with translation MARIALVTYNPGEEPTVDRDLAVLRQALEDAGAEAAVVHWDDPDTDWAAFDLALIRSTWDYSWRLAEFTEWAERCGGLTRLLNPARVVRWNTDKRYLGDLAEAGVPVVPTRYLAPGDAVDLPADREFVVKPTAGAGARYAARYTPKERETAVGQLARMHAEGLTAMVQPYLANIDVRGERALQFFGGRLLHASRKGAVLEPGTPYDGAKTPHPRLEAWEPTAAERAVAERALAAVPGGADSVLYARVDLVDGDDGQPLVMELELVEPNLFLFLHPGSLPVVVDAIVEAAAAQ, from the coding sequence GTGGCCCGTATCGCGCTCGTCACGTACAACCCGGGCGAGGAGCCCACCGTCGACCGGGACCTGGCGGTGCTGCGGCAGGCGCTGGAGGACGCCGGGGCCGAGGCCGCCGTCGTGCACTGGGACGACCCGGACACCGACTGGGCCGCGTTCGACCTGGCGCTGATCCGCTCGACCTGGGACTACAGCTGGCGGCTGGCCGAGTTCACCGAGTGGGCCGAGCGGTGCGGGGGCCTGACCCGGCTGCTGAACCCGGCGCGGGTCGTGCGCTGGAACACGGACAAGCGGTATTTGGGGGACCTCGCGGAAGCGGGCGTCCCGGTCGTCCCGACCCGGTACCTCGCGCCGGGTGACGCCGTCGACCTGCCCGCTGACCGCGAGTTCGTCGTGAAACCCACGGCCGGGGCGGGCGCGCGCTACGCCGCCCGGTACACGCCGAAGGAGCGCGAGACGGCGGTCGGCCAGCTCGCGCGGATGCACGCCGAGGGGCTGACCGCGATGGTCCAGCCCTATCTGGCGAACATCGACGTCCGGGGCGAACGGGCCCTGCAGTTCTTCGGCGGACGGCTGCTGCACGCCAGCCGCAAGGGAGCGGTGCTGGAGCCGGGCACTCCCTACGACGGGGCCAAGACGCCGCACCCGCGGCTGGAGGCCTGGGAACCCACGGCGGCCGAACGGGCCGTCGCCGAGCGGGCGCTGGCCGCCGTCCCGGGCGGCGCGGACTCCGTGCTCTACGCGCGCGTGGACCTCGTCGACGGCGACGACGGACAGCCCCTGGTGATGGAGCTGGAGCTCGTCGAGCCGAACCTCTTCCTGTTCCTGCACCCGGGGTCGCTGCCCGTCGTCGTCGACGCGATCGTCGAGGCCGCCGCCGCTCAGTGA
- a CDS encoding class I SAM-dependent methyltransferase, which yields MTARARSTDPAPVTTAAHHGGGLRDFYEDPAVPVASGAARTLRQARMLAAALGPATGGARTVLDIGCGDGTAARAAAPLLAGHRVVGVDWSQDALRRARTRVPYTVRGELTGGGLPFARESADAVLFSEVVEHLVDPDGALDEIRRVLRPGGHLMLSTPNLAAWYNRGLLLAGVQPVFSEVSLRAVHGRPGREVVGHLRLYTARALREFVAASGFEVVRLAGAPFHGVPRPLRPLDRLACAVPSLSSILLLHARRT from the coding sequence ATGACGGCCCGCGCCCGGTCCACGGACCCCGCCCCGGTCACGACCGCGGCCCACCACGGCGGCGGGCTCCGGGACTTCTACGAGGACCCGGCCGTCCCCGTCGCCTCCGGTGCCGCGCGCACCCTGCGCCAGGCGCGGATGCTGGCCGCGGCGCTCGGCCCCGCCACCGGGGGCGCGCGGACCGTGCTCGACATCGGCTGCGGCGACGGCACCGCCGCCCGGGCCGCGGCGCCACTCCTCGCCGGACACCGGGTGGTCGGCGTCGACTGGTCGCAGGACGCGCTGCGCCGGGCCCGCACCCGCGTCCCGTACACGGTCCGTGGTGAACTCACCGGCGGCGGGCTGCCGTTCGCCCGGGAGTCGGCGGACGCGGTGCTGTTCAGCGAGGTCGTCGAGCATCTCGTCGACCCGGACGGGGCGCTCGACGAGATCCGCCGGGTGCTGCGCCCCGGCGGGCACCTGATGCTGTCCACCCCCAACCTCGCCGCCTGGTACAACCGCGGCCTGCTGCTCGCCGGGGTCCAGCCCGTCTTCTCCGAGGTGAGCCTGCGCGCCGTGCACGGCCGTCCCGGGCGGGAGGTCGTGGGCCATCTGCGGCTCTACACGGCCCGCGCTCTGCGGGAGTTCGTCGCCGCGTCGGGCTTCGAGGTCGTCCGGCTCGCGGGTGCCCCCTTCCACGGGGTGCCGCGCCCGCTGCGGCCGCTGGACCGGCTGGCCTGTGCCGTGCCGTCGCTGTCCTCGATCCTGCTCCTGCACGCGCGAAGGACGTAG